ATTGCGCAGGCGCGTGAGGGTATCCGCATCACCGATCAGCAGGGCGATTTCCGGGATACTGGTCTGCATTTTATAAAAATCATCGACCAGGCGGTTTAAATATTTTTCAATTGTGGCTTTGGCTTCAGGCAGAATTTTTTCATCTTCAGCAGTGAAGGAAAAGAGCGCTTTGAGGTGCTCCAGCTCAAAATCGCTGAAGTGCATTTGCTCAAGCAGCGTCAGATCGGTCAGCTTCATAGAAGATCTCCTTAAGACACCCATCAATTGTTCTCTAGACTTTTTAAATTAAATGAGATCGGAAGCTAAGTCCTCTTTGATTTTAAAATTTTTTTCAGAAGCCAGTCAAGCGATAGATAATGCAGGTAAAGCGTGATTTTGGTCATCGACTTTTGAAAAACGATGCAAATGTGTCAAAATAGAGCCATTCATTAGCTGAGGAACCTGCACTCTGATTGCAGTTCTCCCTGTCTCTGGAGGTGAAAAATGGATTCAAAAGCGGCCCATTACCAGCGTATTTTACAGGCCATTCAAGCTGCCGCAGATGCAACAGCCCTGTCTCGGGCGGTGGCCCCACTTTTGCAGGAAACGGGTTTTGGTGCCAGCGGCATGGTCGATGCTGAAACCGGTGAAGAAACCCGCCTCAGTTATCTTGAAATCGCGGAATGCCTGATGGAAACCGATCGCCTCTTTTTTCAGAAGCCGATTGAGCTCTTGGTTATGGCCCATCAGCGCAGCAAGGAAATCATGCTGGGGGTGCCTCCCCGGCCACCTGAGCCTGAAGCGCCTCCCCCCTGGCAGCAGTTTCTCTAGAAAAAAAGCTGACCGTTGATGAAACGGCCAGCCAAGGACTTAGCGAGCGAATGGAATTGAAAAACAGATTGTTCAGGGGGCCGCTTAATGCAGCCGACCCAGGTATTTATTGCGCTTTTTGAGCCTGCTCCCAGCTTTCAGGATCCGAGGTGCGCAGATAGGTTTGTCTTGACTGTTTTTCCACGAATTCTTTCCTCCAGAGGTTTGGTTTTGTTTTTACTTGGGGATCAACCGCAGTGCTTTTTTTTAAACTGTTCCTGTTGGTAGCGCGCCTGCCAGCGCTGTGACTGGGCCTCAAGCTGCTCATAGATACGGGGGCGGTAGATTGAAAAATCAAGCCACATCATGCCGCAGGCTTCGCAATGTTCAATCTGTGCACCTCTGACTTTTTCTTCACGGACAAATGCCGTGGTACAGGTGGGGCAGGTATGACTCATTTTGACGCCTCCTTGGGGCTGCTGATAGAAAAATCATAAGCCAAAAATTTAACATTTACAAATTCAATGTTTAAATATAAACTATAGATAAAATCTATGAATTGGCTCAATTATCATCATCTCTACTATTTTTGGATGGTGGCCCGTGAAGGCAGTATCACGCAGGCCTGTGAAAAACTGCACCTTTCACAGCCCACGGTGAGTACCCAATTGCAAAGTCTTGAAAAATCAGCCGGTGAGAAATTGTTTCGGCGCAAAGGCCGTTTCTTGGTGCTGACTGAAATGGGGCAGATGGTGTTTCGCTATGCCGATGAGATTTTCAGTCTGGGTCAGGAACTTCAACAGTTTCTTTCCGGGGCCGCCAGTATGGAACGCCCGCTGCACTTGAGTATTGGCATTACCGACTCTTTGCCCAAATTGGTCTCCTATGGCATTTTAGAGCCTCTGCTGAATTATGCGACCCCCGTGCAGTTTGTCTGCTACGAAGACGACAATCTTGAGGGCCTGCTTATGCGGCTTTCGCGCTTTGAATTGGATTTGGTTCTGGCCGATGCCCCGATGTCGGCTTCGAGCCGGATCAAGGCCTATAACCACCTTTTGGGGGAGTCGGCGATCAGCTTCTTTGCGGGGGAGAGCTTGGCCGAACGCTACCAGGTGGGTTTTCCCCATTCTTTACAAGCGGCGCCTTTTTTGATGCCCTCGCAAAATACAGCTTTGCGCAAGATTTTGGATCAATGGCTGGCCCGCCATGAAATTCATCCCCGGATTGTCGCTGAGTTTGACGATATGGCGCTTTTAAAGGTCTTTGGTCAGGAAGGACACGGTGTTTTTGCGCTGCCTGCGGTTTCTGAGGCCAGTCTGCTGA
Above is a genomic segment from bacterium (Candidatus Blackallbacteria) CG13_big_fil_rev_8_21_14_2_50_49_14 containing:
- a CDS encoding transcriptional activator NhaR → MNWLNYHHLYYFWMVAREGSITQACEKLHLSQPTVSTQLQSLEKSAGEKLFRRKGRFLVLTEMGQMVFRYADEIFSLGQELQQFLSGAASMERPLHLSIGITDSLPKLVSYGILEPLLNYATPVQFVCYEDDNLEGLLMRLSRFELDLVLADAPMSASSRIKAYNHLLGESAISFFAGESLAERYQVGFPHSLQAAPFLMPSQNTALRKILDQWLARHEIHPRIVAEFDDMALLKVFGQEGHGVFALPAVSEASLLKTPGLSVLGRDTSLKSSFYAISIERKIRNPAVAFLVERARSLLFESLM